In Aspergillus nidulans FGSC A4 chromosome II, the genomic stretch GTACTGACGAGCGCCAGAATCAAGTGCAAACGTGAGAAATTTCGAGGAAGATTTAACCCGTCGTGAGTGCCTTTCCTTGAACCAAGAATGTTAGGTACGATGTCGACTGCGCACGGCCTGCCACTGAGTCTATGCGGATTAAGGCTTCCTCAGATAACACCTTTACCTGCCTGTTATATCACGTTCAATGGAATTTTCTCCTCTTTAGTCTGTATCTAAGTGCTGATAGATAGTTAGTGAGGCTAGTTGTGATTGAATACACATTAATTATTTAAGTGCTAGATTGCTAGCCACCATTGCTTGGTAACCCCGTAGAGCTATAGTTATATGAATAGGAACAATCTTCGTAGAGTGACGTTGAGAATATTCTTAATTATTAAGATAAATTATTATTCTACCTTTCTATATTTTATAGCTCTCTAATCTTCATGTTCTGATTCGGCCGCACCGCCGGTGCTCTGACATATACGACGCTTCATCTGAGTGGGCTAAGCGACGTTCTTACTTCGAGCCATCCGGATGCGTACTACGGGCATTACGCGGGGGACGTGGATTGAGGGAgtcaaaggagaaggcgTAGGCAGCGTATTATGGGGATAATCTGCCGAGATGAAGAGGGTCAAGGCGAAGCTTGATCCGCATGATGTTTTTCATAATCTGCAGAGTGTTCAGCCAAGGTAATAGGTGCGTTGGACAGACTGGGTCACTACGGTGGGTGACGGCCCTCACCGACGGGCTATGGATAGGCTCGCTGTGATGCATTGAGTAAAACTGTAGCAGGTGAAATGAGAGAAAGTTTCCACGTTTTGTCTGACGTTATTTAGGGACTTTCCCGTCAGTAGCGAAGATGATACGTAAGAAAACGAGAAACCCTCGAGTATGTATCTGGACAACAGGGCTCAGGCTAAGGTACCAcagatgacaaggagctcaGTGAATGTTATAAGCCTGCCAGAGAACGCCCTCCGCAAATTCCTCAGTCCAAATAAGAAACTATCAATCTCAAAGTCAATTTCTTGGAAAAGATTATCGAAGCAAATCCCTGGCGGCGACTCCCCGTCTAAAACTCGCGTACATACACCGACGCCCGCACTGGTACCACCTCTACCCTCGCCAGTGAtaacaccagcaccaacaccagtACCAACACCGGCATCAACAGGGCGCGCCCACCCGCTTATCCTGCTGGCAAGCCTCTCAAAGGTCCGTACGCACTGCGACCCTTACGCACAGAGATGCTGATGCCTCCGCAGCGCAAGGAGAACAGCCTCCTAGCTTTCTGCAATCGAATTCGAAAGAGTTCCCGGCGTATCATGGCGGCAAGGAAACTCGCGCCGGCGATGTGCAGGAAGTACAATCGATACCACCAGGGGAGGAGGCCGATTGGATGGTCTGGTTCGATGGTTTCAATGAGGAGGGTGACGATCTGCAGGGCGGCTTCGAGGAGTCTGGCCACCCATTCCCTCAGGGCTGCGTCAAGTTGTAAGGCCGCGTCGCTGTATTTgtcttgctgcggctgcgacgAACctggctggcttgatctCGATGCAGGCATACTCCGCGTTGTAACTGCTGACTTGGATCTGGTTACCAAATTTTTCTGTCTGGTCAGGACCAGCCAACCACGGAGCGGCCCGCTTGTATGCCGATCAGTCCTGGAGCTGAGCTCAGTATAAAGACTGGCGCCCATAGCTATACTGGCCGGTATATTCAGTCCTTGATATTTTCTAATATCTAGCCATGGCAGCCACAGCGTGGCTGGTCCAAGGGCATTGGCGGCTTATCCTTCCTGGGGATCATGGTGGGCATTATCTGCGGTCTCGTCTACGCGATCTTGGACTACCACGGGCGATACGCGAGGCTGTTCAAAGCATCTATAGCTGAGTCGCGCCTCCCTCCGGCGGCTGAAGCTCGTCTTCCACCAGCAATCATCGGCGGGGTTGCGCTCCCAATCGGGATGTTTGCGTTCGCGTGGACGAACTACCCTAGCATCCACTGCTCGGTCAGCATTATCCTCTCCGCACCGTTCGAATTTGGATGCATGCTTGTCATTCCACTTATGACCTACCTCATCGACTCGTATACAATCTACGCAGCGTCAGTTCTCGCCGCGGCGGCGATCTTCCGGTCCATCATCGGCGCGGTCTTTTCGTTTTTCACCACGCAGGTGAACAGCATTCTACGGACCCCACTACGACCAGCGAGTCCACCCCATGCTGCGGAGGCAACTAGCACAGGTCGATGTCTTGCAGGAGACCAACAACATATCCACGAGCATTTCCGCGATTGTAACTTCAACCACACGAACGGCGTCGGTCTTCGATGGGCATGCACTGATTCATGCAGTGAGAGACCCATCTGCTCGCTCGTCCTGGTCTTGGTCTGATCCCGTAACAGGGGCGGTATTTCACTGGGTGAAGACGGATTTCCCCCTCGAGAGCACCGTCGATACTACAGTGAACGCCTGGGCCGGTGTTGATGCCGACGATGAATTGCGGGTCAAGCAGCGGTATAGTTGCGGACTTGAGTGCAGCTAAGACGTGGTATTCCTCGATGGCTTTGCGGCCGGCTTCTGGGAGTGAACGGCGTAGGGACTCCGAGGCTTCCGCTTCGGCGACGTAGCCAACTGCATTGACCACGGACAACGATAGTGACATCAGGCAGGTTGCACTGATGACACGTCAGTCGCAGAAGCGTCTTCGTACGCGCATGCTGCGGAATATGCTGTCTGACTGGCGTCTCCAAGTACCCCTTTGAtacaggagaagagaatgaaggaaTCGAGGTCGCCCTGTAGATTCAACTGACTACGGAGGTTCCAGGTGCCGGCGACCTTGCTTTCAATTGTGGGCATTCCGGCGCGAGGACTCTGACTAGCACCATTGCAAGTGCTGTATGTAGGGCTAGGTGGCCCGTTATGTTGCTAACAAACGGCCCAGACAATCGCAAAATGCTTCGCCATCCAAGCTTAAGAAAACGGTAGCAACTGGCGTGTTCGGAGCACTTGCGACGGCATCCTCGGCTACTTAGGGCAGTGGGCACTTTCCACCGGCGGGCTCGTGCTCACCTGGGGTTCCAACTGTCGCATGGGGCGTGATGCCTATACCTGCAACACGTGGAACCCTGGGCACAAAAGCTACTCAGAGTACAAGATAGCGGCTCAAAGGTACCGAAGATAGGGGGGCCCTCTCACACCCCCTGGCAAATACGCCGCTCCCAACTCCCCACCATCAGAGCCAGAAACCCAACCCTCCTTCCAATGCCCCCCAAACCAAGCTCCATCGAAATTATCAACCTGGTCCCATTTCACTCTTTCCTTCCACACCAGATTCCCACAATCATCCAGGAAGACATGTAGCACCCCTCCACCCGGAGCTGTTTGCGCCTCGGCGTCTTCAATGAAGAGATGAGCTACCACACAATCAGCCTGGTAGAACCGGTATCTTCTAGCTACTTCCTCTCCCCTGCCCTGTGAAATCATTTGCTGCTCTCCATCAAGTATGCGCTGCTTGTCATCAGAATCAAACCATTCATCAAAGTGCTTCCGCAGCTCCCCCTCTGCAAATGCAAGCTGCCCTGTTGTTAACGAATTTGTCACCCGCTCCgggaagagctcaagaatACGCGCTATATCCGCATTGTCAAATAGTTCTTTGTCGTCAAAGACTAGCGAGTCAGCGCTGAT encodes the following:
- a CDS encoding uncharacterized protein (transcript_id=CADANIAT00005206); amino-acid sequence: MGASLYTELSSRTDRHTSGPLRGWLVLTRQKNLVTRSKSAVTTRSMPASRSSQPGSSQPQQDKYSDAALQLDAALREWVARLLEAALQICVRTFERLASRISGWARPVDAGVGTGVGAGVITGEGRGGTSAGVGVCTRVLDGESPPGICFDNLFQEIDFEIDSFLFGLRNLRRAFSGRLITFTELLVICGTLA